One segment of Vigna radiata var. radiata cultivar VC1973A unplaced genomic scaffold, Vradiata_ver6 scaffold_209, whole genome shotgun sequence DNA contains the following:
- the LOC106754656 gene encoding uncharacterized protein LOC106754656 — protein MATPSVTLASLQDTTHYYYIHPNENPSLVLVSPILEGHNYHGWARSMSMALQMKNKIGFVDGSIPYPTDKDPMVQAWNRCNNLVLSWINHSVSHEIATSIIWVDSVATAWKDLKDRFSQGDYVRISQLHQDLYSMHQSDLSVTAYYTKMKILWDELCNFCPILECQASCCIVSQTMKEYRDNDCVLCFLRGLNDNYFVVRSQILLMDPLPSLPKIFSMIIQHERQLQSGTLSQPPVMAAQXSQSKPSFSTFNGRGKPSPANDYGRGKSRYQGSPARFSGGMFGAPRQCTHCGRTNXTIDTCFLIHGLPPDLKAKKVHNVTIDSSTTVPXNNSQXQSQTXTLGLSQEQIHSLLALLPQSNPTAPHFNNLVSSHNVSTSSQAQGSIYSQWILDTGVTDHISNSLSHFISYHRISLITVSLPNNNSSFAHFSGTVSLSPHLTLHNVLFVPNFSVNIISVTKLTKSLSCILNISEFSCEIQDKSTMQMIGQAKERDGLYVMIVPAPTPLVHQLLLPLRILLLVLQ, from the coding sequence atGGCTACTCCCTCTGTTACTCTCGCATCATTGCAAGATACAACACACTACTATTACATTCACCCTAATGAGAATCCTTCATTGGTTCTTGTTTCTCCGATTCTTGAAGGTCACAATTATCATGGATGGGCTCGCTCGATGTCTATGGCactacaaatgaaaaataagattgGCTTTGTTGATGGTTCCATTCCTTATCCAACTGATAAAGATCCCATGGTTCAAGCATGGAATCGTTGCAATAATCTGGTTTTATCTTGGATCAATCATTCTGTTTCTCATGAGATTGCTACAAGTATTATTTGGGTTGATTCTGTCGCTACGGCATGGAAGGATCTCAAAGATCGGTTCTCCCAAGGTGATTATGTTCGAATTTCACAATTGCATCAAGATCTTTATTCTATGCATCAATCTGATCTCAGTGTTACTGCATATTACACTAAAATGAAGATTCTCTGGGATGAACTTTGCAATTTTTGCCCAATTCTTGAATGTCAAGCTTCTTGTTGTATTGTTTCTCAGACAATGAAGGAATATCGTGATAATGATTGTGTTCTTTGCTTTCTTAGAGGCTTGAATGATAATTACTTTGTTGTCCGCTCTCAGATCCTTCTCATGGATCCCTTGCCTTCTTTACCCAAAATTTTTTCAATGATAATTCAACATGAGCGACAATTACAATCAGGAACTCTTTCTCAGCCTCCNGTCATGGCGGCACAANTTTCTCAATCTAAACCTTCTTTTTCTACCTTCAATGGCAGAGGGAAACCCTCTCCTGCCAATGATTATGGCCGGGGAAAATCTCGTTATCAAGGTTCTCCGGCTCGTTTCTCAGGGGGAATGTTTGGTGCACCTCGACAATGCACTCACTGTGGTAGGACAAACCANACCATTGATACATGTTTTTTGATACATGGATTACCACCTGATTTGAAAGCAAAAAAGGTCCACAATGTTACCATAGATTCTTCTACNACAGTTCCTTNTAATAATTCTCAGNCACAGTCACAGACCTNAACTTTGGGACTTTCTCAAGAGCAAATTCACAGTCTATTGGCACTTCTCCCTCAATCTAATCCCACAGCCCCACATTTTAACAATCTAGTGAGCTCTCATaatgtttccacttcttctcagGCTCAAGGTAGTATCTACTCCCAATGGATTCTAGACACAGGTGTCACTGATCATATATCCAAttctttgtctcattttatttcttatcatagAATCTCACTAATTACAGTATCACTACCCAACAATAATTCTtcatttgctcatttttctGGCACAGTTTCCCTTAGCCCACACCTTACTTTACATAATGTCTTGTTTGTTCCCAATTTTTCAGTCAATATTATTTCAGTtacaaagttaactaaatctTTATCTTGTATACTTAACATTTCTGAATTTTCCTGTGAAATACAGGACAAGTCAACCATGCAGATGATTGGTCAGGCtaaagaaagagatggcttgTATGTCATGATAGTTCCTGCACCCACACCCCTCGTTCACCAGTTGCTTCTACCATTGAGAATTCTATTGCTTGTTCTACAATAA